Within Sorghum bicolor cultivar BTx623 chromosome 2, Sorghum_bicolor_NCBIv3, whole genome shotgun sequence, the genomic segment CTGATCGACACCTGCCCAGCGCTGTGCGGTGCTATCTGGATGGTAAGCTCATCAACTCTCATCCCTTCTTTGCTTTTTGGATGCTTGTGCGTTGGGGCCTTAATTTAAGGCTACGATGCCTGCCATTTGCCAATTTGATATGATTATCGCTCCCTTTTGGTGGAACTCGAGGTGCCTTGTGTCCCCAAATCCCATAAAACTCTCGGCTGGTTCTTGGCAATTGACGAGTGTCAAGGCTTTAGTGGGAGCATTCGGCCCAGCTTTACAAATTAGAACAGGTGTCATTTCACTACTCACTGGGGAGGGATCTGGTTTGGTGTTCTGTTCCACCCATCAGCTATTTCATAGGAGACAGGCCAATCACATGGTTTCTGTTTGCCCGGCactggatttttaatgccttaATTTGTAGTAAGCCCAGGCTACGTTGTGGTAGCATTGCATGAAAAGGATCTGCTGTACTATGAATCTATGATCAAATGCATAAACCGGAGACAAAAATACCAACATAGCACTGTCATTGTTTAAACACATCTCCCAATGGTCTTTTGCTTGGTTCAGATACAGCCAGTGGCATAGTTTAACGTTTCCTTTCCCATGTTTTCTTCTTTGTCAGCACATACTAAAAATCACAACTACAGCTGTTCTCCAAAATAAACTTTATGATTGCAAATGTATGCATTCGGAGAGTAATCCTGTTATGACGTTTGGTGTTTTGGCTGTACTTCTCAGAACAAAGTTGAAAGATTTCAAAAATCTAAGTTCCTTAGTGGCTACCGATGTAATTGCATAACTCATAACTGTATCCTGAAGTATCGTTGAAACAATATAAACACTCAACTACCATTTTTATACAGGCTGATATAGTTTTCAAAAGACCTTTTCAAGGTTCAGTAGAGGTGATGGCATAATTGACCTGTTCCTTCACTATGTTCTTCCGAAGCAGTGCAAGATTTGTGCAACGTCTGAGTAAATATGCAACAAAGCTTAGCTAAAAATGAACTCTAATTCATGTTGTGAAATgctatgattttttttcttttgaaaggGAAGAAGCTATGGTTTTTGGCATGTTTGATTTCCAATCAAATTAGCTGCTTGTTTTGTTAAAAACCCGCACACTTTACCTATGCCACTGCAAATATTGCCCCCGTGGTTATGATGCCACTGGAGTGAACAACAAATGGGTGCATCTGAATTTATGAATTGTGGGTCCAGTGGCAAATTTGGGAAGCCCAATGTTTGCTGCCGTAAGAATCCAAGTGGCTCATCTTCTTACAGAAGATAAATGCAATGTAGTTCAAAATAGGTATGCCACTTGTTGGCTCCTGGAAAAATGTATTTCAACTAGATAACTTAATTTGTGTCCAAAAAGGCATGTCATTATTTGAGAGTTTACAGTATATTTCTCCTTCTCTCTCAGTATCTTTCTGGCTCAAACTTGAAAGACATAATGCGACCATGTTAAGACTACAGGGTCGAAATCTTAGATTTGGTACTTGCTAAAGAATACAGCATTCCATACCCCAAGTGAAGCATTTTATTTCCCATCTGATAACTTTTGGTGCATTGCTAATGGAGTTTCATCTACAAGTTTAGAACTTGTTGGCTAAGTCCCTGTCCTCAATAATAGAGATGGACCACAAGTGGCATGTGCAATTTATGTGCTGAATTTCTGATTGACTGTTGTATCAACAGTGATAAGTGGGGATGGTAAGTTGTTTCCAATGAAAGCAAATCAACAGTATTCCCTTCCTCATACATTTATTGTCCTGAAAACAAACCAATAAAATGTCAACACTTATATTATAGGAAACTCACCTTATACGTTTATTGATGTTCTGAAAAACTAAGTATTGTAACCTTTCAAAAAAAACAAGGTATTGTTGTGTTAGTCTTGTCTTGGGAGTCTGCATATATAACCATGGTTTATTTGCTCAAGAAAATGCCATATTGAAATAAAAAGCGCTAGCTAGGCACTAGCCACTAGGTGGTGATTAGATGCTAGGTCAGAGGATGGCATCTAAAGCGTAGGTATGCATCTTTGTTGTAACAGTCCTCTAACAAAACAAGACACCTGTCTCCATTGAGGGATGAACAGTTCACTGTGATCGTCTTTCACCTGTGTCCATTGAGGGATGATTATTCTATTGCATATTGGAAGATCTTTCATATGATGTATTCCGTATTTTTTCCACAAACCATATTGGAAGATCTTTCATGTGTGAGTattctttattttttatctagcacatgcataaaatgtTTCAAAATGACTAGTTTTATTTAACTAAATAGGTCCTTTGCCAtttccaaaattaaaaaagGACAATTGCTTTGTGTTCTTCTGTCAGACAAGAAAAGCGTATAAATAATCCAAAAGCAAAAGGATTGGTCTGTTGCACAGTATTACTTGCTGTTGCACctaagagcatcttcaacaGATTACTTATCTCATCCCCAATACCAAAAACATGCAATATAAGGAATTGTGGTTGCACCAACAAATTACTCATCCTATCCCCAATACCTTAAAGTTTTAAGTAATTACTCAAAATCCACCCTGTAGGAGATCCACCCCCTCTCCCATATCCACTTTAAAAGATATTGGTAATATGTTGGAGGAGAAGATAAAGCTACACCACCATTAATAGGAGATCACCTATATAGACTTTTAGGAGATGAAGGATAGATaatctgttggagatgctctagcaGTTATTATTAGTTAGTATTATAGCTGTGTTAACGCTTTCCTAAGTTTTCTTTTGGGAAGGAATGTATACAAGCTGAATGTTTAATAACATATTTCCTTTTTTAGGAAAGTTAATAATGTATTTTTAGAGTCCTACTATCTATGGGGTTGCATTAATAAAATATAGTCAATATTCATATATGATCATCACTTTTTCTTATTTTTCTGATATGAGGATGTCGTTTTCAAAACTCAACACTATAAttttaaatttatagaaaaactatttttttatcATTGTTGTTTTCTGTTCTGTAGTGTTCTATTTACAGCACCTATTAGAGAAATTAAATAAAGGACACTACTAGTCATTTATTAATTATGCTATCATGAATAGGTTGAACTAATCTTGTTGGTATCACTTATAATAGTAGAACCTTTATATCTTATATATGTTTTTCTTTAATGATGCCATTCAGATTCTAAAGTATGCTAAGTTGCTAAGCCCTAGGTATCATTGAATTTGGTTGCCCTATCTTATTTCTGGAAAGCTTTGAAGTGGAGACTTTATGATAAAAGCTAAGcacttttaataattaaattatcCTACATATAGGCTTGTCTACCTCGAGTTCTGGCATATATCACCTAAATAAGGCCTACTGGCCGACCTactaatattattttttatttatttctcctTTTTTATCTTAAGTATAACTATATCTGCTTCAGCAGAAGCAAAATATTTAGCTGGCTTATAAGGCTTCTAAATTTGAATAGCCTTTTTGAGTTATTGACAAAATAACAACCTTAGCTTTTAGGGGTTGCTGGCTCTGTGCAAAACAAGAAAACTAGGATTTTCCTAAATTAATTGAACAAGCTATGAGTGGCTCTGCATTCTTTGCTTCCAAGTTTCTTATGGCAGTCAGCCAATAAAGTTTGCCATTATGCATTGTAATGTCTAGTGTTTTTGCCTTCCTACAACTGTCTTGTGTTTCCATTTTGTAGCCTTACATAGTATAACGTACGATTTACTTACTAGAATCTCTGCCTGAAGGTCTTGTGGTTTACAGTTTACTACACTCTGGACTCCTGAAATTTATTTACATATTGATAATATATAAAGCTACATGGAATTGTATCCCCATCGTTATCCTCAATATTGATCCTGACTAGTGAAATGAAGCTTGAATTTGACTATGCATGCTGATAGAATAATCCTGGAGTCAAGTCACTCTTGGCTATTTGACCTGCTATTGCATGCACCTCAAGAAAGGGTGTTCTTGTGCTCAATTTTTATTCTGCGGTCAACTTAAGCTTGAGTTTGACATGCTAACAGAATATTCTTGGGAGGGTTGGTCAAATGAGCAATgcaatgggctatttgaccagcTATTGTGATTAACCTTATGAAAGGGCTTCAGTGCTTCTCTCTAAAATGAACTGGAATGAAAAAGAAAAGTGCTCTACTAATTAGTTCTGACAGTCTGACGATAGTGCCCGTTTTCAACAGAAAAATAGTAGTGTCATAGCTCAATCTATCTTGTTTGTCAGCCCTGCAAACTGTTTCGAGTGGCAGGAAAGTCATATACATTATGTATTGTTTGTTGATAGCAATAATGCAACACAATGCctgcttttcctttttttatctGACCGAAATCATCATTGTTGACATTTTACAGGATGTGAAAACATCAAATCAAATAATTGCAACCTGCCCCTGGAAGCACCATTCATTGCTTGAAGCTGCCATAAGTGCGTTGGGGATGATTCCCCGAATTCTTGGAAGCAGATCATCCTTCAGACATCTGGTCATCACAGAAGAACCTCATCGTCTTTACTACTCTGACAACCTTCTGCACTTCTTTTTCCGCCTGCTGCTGTATTCATTTCCTGGAGGTGAGATTTTCGGTGCATGATTTGCCAGAGTGCGCTGTCAGAAAGCCATTGTAATCCTTCCCATTCTGAACTCTGCAATGGATGGATTCGATTCGGCCCCTTGATCGGCGCTTTCCAGTTTCAGGGATCAGTTATCCCTGCCATTTGTATGGTTCTCGGTTGTGTGTTGTACAAGAAGTGAGAAGACTCCAATGCATGAAATGAAGTCATATGTGGGCAAGTTTGTGCCCCTGTTGTGTGTTCTGAATACTGGCATAATGGGAGTCTCAGATGTAAATTTAATTTCTTGTTTGCAGTGATTATTTCATATTGATCCCTGATTTGTGAAAATCTAGCAACTTGTGGTCGATATATGCTGCAGAATGAACGTGCTCAACTGATTGAATTCTGAACAATGATGAAAGTGTAGAATACAGTCTCTGCCTTAGTGGCTTGCAATTCATCAATTTGAGCAGCATGTGAGGAACTGATGGAAGTTCTGAATTAATCAGTGATTTCACGCCAGAATTTGACAGATGTGAGTTTAGACGTGTCTTCAGCAAGACCCAAAGCTATTTTAAAGCCGTGGAATTCTCAGTGAACAGTATCTTGTTAGGTGTGGTTTGCTGTAGCAGTCAGATAAAGCTTGGTGCGATCTAGCCAGCTTTAGAGGCGTGGCAGCACGGGTCACTGGATCGGCGCGCTTTTATCAAAGAGCTTGCAGGAGTACCTAATTCTGTGTGCCTTTGATGACATGCTTGCAGGTTGCAGGACACCAAGTCAAACACAACAGGAGATGTAGAGGGTGGTCAAGGCATCTATCGTTTGGAACTGAGTAGGCTGAAGGTAGAGGCTTTTCCGAACACGGTAATTCactttttatcatgttactattACAGTTAGTAACAAGTCAAAAAGAAGCAAAAAATAATCCAGGATCAATCTGTCATTATTTATAGCCACACTGGTCTATGTAGTATGTACAATGTTCAAGCTAGCTAGCGATAGTTGAATCTGTATGTTCTGCTGAAGTGAATCTATCAATCTAGCTGAGTGTTTCAGAAAAGGAACACTCAAAGGTGTCTGCCTCCATTGAAAGAGCACTATCTGAGGTAGGAGTGAATAACTTCACTTCAAATGCTTCTAGCCTTCAACTGGTGGTTAGTCTTGGTCAGAAAGACGGATCTCTTTTCCATTTGGAGTCAGGTTATAGCCAACAACTTCTTGGAAATCAAGATTTCAGACTAGATGGTCTTCAGCTACGAACAAAGTTAATCTATGGATGCTCCCTTGATGCATGCCTAGTAAAATAGATTGATGATACTGGCCTGCCAAACAAGGAAAACAATTAACTGGCGAGCAAGATTTTTGTAAGAAGGAACAAAACAACATTATTTTCTTCTGATTACTGTCTTAAAACTGGGCAATAGTTATACTAATAGTTCATTTATTTCTCAAACAATGTAGAAACTATCAGATGTCACTTGATCTCAGCACTCCTTAACAAAAGAAAACTGTTACTTGACCTCACCTCTAAATTTTTGGGGACGAATCATATTCTATAGGTGCTTCGGATGCTGGCGACGAGAATGAGTCATAGGAGGACGCTCTAGCGTCGATTAACATGGAAATGACTTCTCTCATGCTAGGTCTATCAAATGGCGACTCATTGGTGCAGAACAATGCAATTTTTAGCACCAGAGACATTTCTTCCACGACTCTCCTTGAGCTCAGGTCTAGTCTGCTGTCAAACACTTCTGTATTTGGCATCATTTTGTTCATCATCCGCCTCACCAAATTCACAAGATCTCCTCCTTTCTCAAGAGGCTGAATTGGAGACTGCCCAGTCAGTAGTTCCAACAAAACTACTCCGAAACTATAGACATCACACTTCTCAGTGACCTTCATGGTGAATGCATACTCTGCACAGGATAAAACACACACATGATTAGTAGCCATAGACATTGCTTAATAAACTGAGTTTGCTAGTTTGTTGCTGGAAAGAACAGCttagagcatccccaaccgttttgcaaataagctttgcattcatgtatttgcaaaaaagtcttaaaaacacttatccaacggtttggcatttagactttgcaattttgttaacttggcaaaaagagaggaaggattggcatatatgccaaacctgTTCACACTTGGCATTGGGAAATTGGTGCgaagtgattaatgccaaaccattggagattgcctcttttcacctttgccatatttttttgagacttggcaaactccctcatttgccaaaacggttggggatgctcttaGTAAACTAAGATATGTGCATGCTGCAACTGCAAGGTAATGTGGAATCTATACAGAACTCCTAACACAGTGGTTTAGAGAACAGATCTTACCTGGAGCAATGTAGCCGTATGAACCAGCAACCGCAGACATTGATCTAGAGTTGGAAATGTCAATAAGTTTGGCCAAACCAAAGTCCCCTACATGAGCCTCCATCATCTCATCAAGCAATATGTTGTTCGATTTGATATCACGGTGAATGACCTGTGGTTTGCAGTCACTGTGAAGATACCGCAAGCCTTCAGCAGCACCCAGAGCAATCCGGTAACGCGTGTCCCAGTCCAGTAGATAGGCATCCTTGCTGCCATGAAGCAATTCTCCCAGGCTACCATTTGCCATGTACTCATACAGGATAAGATTTGAGTCCTGGTGGGAGCAGAAGCCATAGAGCTTGACAATGTTGCGGTGCCTGACATTTCCAAGCGTAGTTATCTCAGCTCGGAAGCTTCTGTCAATGTTCGAACCTTCTCCTTGGGCCTTGAGCTTCTTGACTGCGATTTTCCGGCCATCAGGCATCACAGCCTTGTAAACTGTGCCACAAGCACCTCTTCCAATCACAGCACTCTCTGAAAAGTCCTCGGTTGCTTTCATAAGCTCCTGATAGGTCACCCGTTCCTTCAGGCAGTAGTGGGGACCAGAAAACCCAGTCTTGCGCTCTTCACTTGATACAAGCTCTGGTATCTTGGCTCTTAAGGCCCAGCAAACGACTGCAATCAGCACCAATGAAACCAAAGCAATGACAATGGAAGCAATGCTGATGATCTTCTCCCTGAGAAAGCGCTTCTTCTGTGCTGCTGCTTCCTTGCTTGAGTAAGACGATGCTGAACCTGGACATGCTTTCCCCTTGATACCACAAAGGCCATTGTTCCcaaggaagttgctgctgtccAAGTGCTCGAACAGAGGAGTGCTGGGAAGCGGCCCAACGAGATTGTTGTAAGACAGATTGCACTCCAACAGGCTCGAAAGGTCACTGAACGAGGAAGGAACTTGACCTTCAAGCTCATTGTTGTCCAAGTACAGGTACTGCAGCATGTGCAAATTCCCGAGCTGCGTCGGTATCTCACCAGACAGCATGTTGTGACTGACATTTAGGGCAATCTGCAGGGAACTAAGCTCACCAAGCTCAACCGGGACCTGACCAGACAGACGGTTGCCTCCCATCTCCAATTCTATGAGCCTTGAGAGGCCTCCAAAGCTGCTTGGAATGGTTCCATTCAGACTGTTGTCAGACAACTTGAGCTGCTCCAGGTTTCCCAGCCCACCAATCTCTGTAGGAATCACTCCAGTGAGTGAGTTTCTACTAAGGTCAAGCCTTTGAAGCTTTTTACACCTCGCTAGCTCCGAGGGAATTGGTCCCGTGAGCTG encodes:
- the LOC8086416 gene encoding leucine-rich repeat receptor-like serine/threonine-protein kinase At1g17230 → MRAATAAMAAGVPRFSLPAAVLLLALLNLNSAATAADVDGGAAALLQFKRALEDVDGRLSTWGGAGAGPCGWAGIACSTAGEVTGVTLHGLNLQGGLSAAVCALPRLAVLNVSKNALKGPIPQGLAACAALEVLDLSTNALHGAVPPDLCALPALRRLFLSENLLVGDIPLAIGNLTALEELEIYSNNLTGRIPASVSALQRLRVIRAGLNQLSGPIPVELTECASLEVLGLAQNHLAGELPRELSRLKNLTTLILWQNYLSGDVPPELGECTNLQMLALNDNSFTGGVPRELAALPSLLKLYIYRNQLDGTIPPELGNLQSVLEIDLSENKLTGVIPAELGRISTLRLLYLFENRLQGTIPPELGQLSSIRKIDLSINNLTGTIPMVFQNLSGLEYLELFDNQLQGAIPPLLGANSNLSVLDLSDNQLTGSIPPHLCKYQKLMFLSLGSNHLIGNIPQGVKTCKTLTQLRLGGNMLTGSLPVELSLLQNLTSLEMNQNRFSGPIPPEIGKFRSIERLILSNNFFVGQMPAAIGNLTELVAFNISSNQLTGPIPSELARCKKLQRLDLSRNSLTGVIPTEIGGLGNLEQLKLSDNSLNGTIPSSFGGLSRLIELEMGGNRLSGQVPVELGELSSLQIALNVSHNMLSGEIPTQLGNLHMLQYLYLDNNELEGQVPSSFSDLSSLLECNLSYNNLVGPLPSTPLFEHLDSSNFLGNNGLCGIKGKACPGSASSYSSKEAAAQKKRFLREKIISIASIVIALVSLVLIAVVCWALRAKIPELVSSEERKTGFSGPHYCLKERVTYQELMKATEDFSESAVIGRGACGTVYKAVMPDGRKIAVKKLKAQGEGSNIDRSFRAEITTLGNVRHRNIVKLYGFCSHQDSNLILYEYMANGSLGELLHGSKDAYLLDWDTRYRIALGAAEGLRYLHSDCKPQVIHRDIKSNNILLDEMMEAHVGDFGLAKLIDISNSRSMSAVAGSYGYIAPEYAFTMKVTEKCDVYSFGVVLLELLTGQSPIQPLEKGGDLVNLVRRMMNKMMPNTEVFDSRLDLSSRRVVEEMSLVLKIALFCTNESPFDRPSMREVISMLIDARASSYDSFSSPASEAPIEYDSSPKI